The following nucleotide sequence is from Firmicutes bacterium ASF500.
TTAGGAATGTATCAATTTCATCTTAAAGCACTCCATGCTCCTGTTCAGTAGAATGATGCTGACAGGAGCATTTCTTTGTCAGAGCGACAACAGAAAGGAGCGCATTATGGGAAGAAAACGCCTTACGCAGTTTTTTCCTGGCCTGCTGCCGCTGCGGAAAAAACAGAAGATATTCTGCTACTACATGGGAATGAGGTTAGACCATAACCGCTATTCAGAAATCCGTTCTGACTTCATGCTGTCCCACCCGCTCTTTCATGCAAGCTGGCCTCTTTATAACTATAAAACGGGCTACGAGCTGACCTACCAGGAGAATAAGGCTTACAACTGCAAACTGGCGGCGAAGGTGCTTGATAAACTTATCATCGCCCCCGGCGAAACATTTTCCTTTTGGAACGCTGTACGGGGCGCAGATCGGGAAACGGCCTATAAAAATGGATATGTTCTGTCCGATGGACGGCTCCAGCTTTTGCCGGGGGGCGGGCTGTGCCAAATGAGCAGCTTTTTGTACTGGCTGTTTCTGCATACCCCGCTGACTATCACAGAACAGCACACCCACGGAATTGACCTCCATCTCAATATGCCCGGTATTCCCCAGGGCATCGACGCTGCGGTGGCCGAGGGCTGGCTGGATTTGAAGGTCAGAAACGATACCGCCCACACATTTCAACTCCTGGTTTCTGTTGGCAGCCATAGCATGAAAGGTGTGGTGTTATCTGACACAAAGCTGCGGTCTGTCTGTCAAAAACAAATTAGTTAAATCTCCGCATTATATTAGGATTTTCTTAGGAAATAAACAACTTCATATTAAAGTTCCAAGTGCCGCTGTCCAGTAGAATAAATGCTGACAGGGGCACTTTTGCTCAACGTTTGAAAGGAGCTTTTTATGATGGAAGAAAAAATGATGCAAGTCCGTAATGACCACCCCCGCCGCAGTCAAAAGCGCCGCCGGAAGCGGTTTCCCTGGGGAGATATTGTGGCGACGCTGTTGGTG
It contains:
- the vanW_2 gene encoding Vancomycin B-type resistance protein VanW, translated to MGRKRLTQFFPGLLPLRKKQKIFCYYMGMRLDHNRYSEIRSDFMLSHPLFHASWPLYNYKTGYELTYQENKAYNCKLAAKVLDKLIIAPGETFSFWNAVRGADRETAYKNGYVLSDGRLQLLPGGGLCQMSSFLYWLFLHTPLTITEQHTHGIDLHLNMPGIPQGIDAAVAEGWLDLKVRNDTAHTFQLLVSVGSHSMKGVVLSDTKLRSVCQKQIS